The following DNA comes from Solanum stenotomum isolate F172 chromosome 11, ASM1918654v1, whole genome shotgun sequence.
CAGGCGCCTTTCCAACACACCAAGGGATGCCACATATTTTTGAAAGGTGTGATGATGCTTTACCTATGTATAACCTAGGTCTCACGTCATATGTTTGCTTCGTGCTGGTGAACATGTAGAGAAGAAAGATCGATAACGAGTAAAGCAAGAAAGCTTTGATCACTCTTGATTCAAGAAGCATAGCATTGTGCAAGGTGAATAGCTTGTCTAAGGCAAGAAACATGCTTGCTTGTTTAGACTCAAAAGTTTCCTGTTGAcacaatttgatgaaaattaatGAACAATTACAAGAAATTTAAGAGAATATGATGATTTGAGAATTAACAAACCTGAGCAGCTaatattgattttgatttctCAACTAGATGATCATGAGTTTGTTGTAGTTGTTTTTGCCTTCTTAGAAGCTCCTCTTGTTGCTCGTGTCCGAATTGAGCCAATTGTTTCAGAGTTCCCCTGTAAAAGTATTAACATATTGCATTACATCAATCCTCAAATGTCGCGGAAACACTTAACAATGCACTTACACTATCAGGTTAAGTTGACCTACGACAAGAAGTAAGGCATATAGTCGTAAGGAACATAAGAACCACACGAGAAGTTATGGTTGACGAGTTTTTACCTGCTCTCTTCAAGTGCTTGAGACTGAAAATTATGAAGGAGTTGAAGGCCATCAAGAGCTTTATATTGTTCATCCAAAAGTTGTTTCTGTTTACTCAAAGCTTGGCCAGCAATATTACCAATATCATTGGCTTTATTCTGCAATTTATCCATCCTACAACTCATTTCATCTCCAACTTTCACAATCTCGTCTTCAATGTCCTCCGTTTTAGTCCTTAAACCATCAATCCCATGGTCTAAATTAGTATATGATTCATGAACTATCGCCATGTTTTCGTGCAAACTCTCCTTCATTTTCGCCTGGCCTTCGTTCAACTCTAGTTGGGAAGATGCTATCCCTTTAGATTGCTCCAATATCACTTCTGACTGACTCAACACAGCGTTCACCCGGCCTTCAACATTCTTGGAAGTCTCTGCTACTTGTTGAGTACGAACATCAATCGAGGCTAATGATTCTTGAACATGTTTCGAGTTTTGCAATAGCAAATCCCCTACATGTAATATGTTGTCTAATTTTTCCTCAGCAAATTCAGCAGAATCCTTCAAACTATTCACCAACCTCTCTGTTACATGCTTCCATGCTTCTCTCCTGCAATTATCAAAATGCATAAGAGCCTCTTTACCTAGTGTATAGTATCGTTAAATTCATCCTCATGTAACAACGAAAGTCTCATTTTATGTATCGATTGTTTTGGTGTAATCTTATCTTAGCTTATTGTTTAGTAATAGTCTTAATAACTCTACAATATATCCAACTTTTCTATATAATATTGTAAGCTTATATTTCATATTGTTGATGTGTCGCATtatgtacaacaacaacaacatacccgtataatctcacaagtggggtTCAAGAAGAATAGAGTCTACCTTAGAAGGTAGACAGGTTGTTTCCTATACACCCTCGGCTCAAGGAAAAACATAGAAAAGCAGTTCAGGAAAAGAAATATGAAAGTGAAGAAATCACGACAAAATACCTAATGAAAACATTACAAAACAATCTGAAAAAAGAAcagtaactacaacaaaataatactataatcgAAGCTCATGACAAAAATTGAAGATCAAGAAACTACTTACGACCTCTAGTATGACATTATATAATGACCATCCAAATATTGTATTCATCAAAACAATATAGTTCAAACTAACCATGTGTCACAAACATCCAAACAAGTTACtgatacaatacattatgaaacgaTACATAAAAAATCATCCAAATAAGTTAGTATAACCTTCACTAAACcaaaaaaagggggaaaaaaagaagaaaaacttaCTGCAATTGCTGGCAAATGGCAGGGGTTTCAATATAGAAAGCCAAATAAATCTTATGAACATCATTATCCAATTTCTGTAAACATTTAGTCATTGATGATTTTGCATCACAATAAGGCAAAGGTGACCTTCCAGTATGTTGTTGAAAACAATCACATAAATTCCAAGAAAGTCTAGACTTCAATTCTTCATCAGGCAGAGCTTTTCTACATACACTAAACAAATTCTGATAACTTCTTTGCCAACAAGAATCTGTAATCAACATCTTTTGTTCCGCGTTTTTAACGAGTTCAATTCCCTTTTGTGAATTCTCAAAAACATCCATGGAGAAATCAGACATCAACTTAACAACTTTGTTGTTTGAAAATTTGCCtgaatttgttttttgttcttcttgtttatcatttttgttatttttagtaGAAAAGAACCAACCCCATGATGATGAACTTTGTAACAACAAAACTAACAACATAATCAACACCTTTTGTATATGAAATCGACCCATCTTTGTACTCAATCTGCACAACAACTCTGCAATTTCAAAATCGCAAAATTAAAAAGCTTATAGTAAAAACTAGACAAaaaatcaaagtatatataAAGGTTTTTTGGCAAACTTGGGGAGAAAGTATCgttggaaataaaaaaaaagagtctatGTATGCATGTATGATAAGTATAAAAGAAAGAGACACAAATTCTGACTACGACTCTGATGAAAATCCACGAagtaaaaaaacttataaactGGAAATTCTGACTCTGATTCTAATGAGAAAATAACAATttggaattttttattttttttacatagcGTCAAAAACAAGAAATTTCCATGTTTggattattttatgtttttgatGTACCTTTTCAATAATTAAAGTATTTCCAAAAGTGAAACTTTGTCTAGAGTTggtaaagatgaagaaaaaggaaataaaaccataaaaaaatgaagaaaaaagaaaatctttgaattatttttaaattaaaaactgTACCTTAGACAATGAATCTAATTAACTaagtcggtattttttatattaatcatAAAATAGACGAACGGTTATTAATTTCGCGCCCTTTCAATACCGGTTGTGTCCGTTCCTTTTATTTCCCTCTTTTcgaaaattaagaaagaaaaatacaaatatgtgttgtttttttaattatttgtaagtGTGTTCGGTACGAAGTCAATTTTAACATATTCGATTGGTTAATTTTGTAACAAACAAAATTGTTAACAATGAGAAGAAtgattaattttcttcttagtgAATATAGGAAAAAACAAGTTACATTCTATATTCATCGTGTCCTTCCCACCCTCCAACAGATTATATCCCGTATCTCCCATCTCTATCACTCCACACCCGTAGCCCAGCAGCCTTCACTTCTCATAGTATTTGTTAGACCACTCATAGAGGAGTTTTCGAAAATAGTCTATCTATTTTCACGAATTAGTGGTAAAATCTGTGTACATAGACTCTACATTTTCAGACCTCACTTGTGAAATTTCATTAGGTagattgttattgttattgattttagaataatatttttttacttacgTATTGAGAAcaagaaataagaaagaaatccacttatttttcaaaaaaaaaaacatttttcttcatgCCGGACACACCCATTGtgct
Coding sequences within:
- the LOC125844677 gene encoding protein GAMETE EXPRESSED 1, whose product is MGRFHIQKVLIMLLVLLLQSSSSWGWFFSTKNNKNDKQEEQKTNSGKFSNNKVVKLMSDFSMDVFENSQKGIELVKNAEQKMLITDSCWQRSYQNLFSVCRKALPDEELKSRLSWNLCDCFQQHTGRSPLPYCDAKSSMTKCLQKLDNDVHKIYLAFYIETPAICQQLQREAWKHVTERLVNSLKDSAEFAEEKLDNILHVGDLLLQNSKHVQESLASIDVRTQQVAETSKNVEGRVNAVLSQSEVILEQSKGIASSQLELNEGQAKMKESLHENMAIVHESYTNLDHGIDGLRTKTEDIEDEIVKVGDEMSCRMDKLQNKANDIGNIAGQALSKQKQLLDEQYKALDGLQLLHNFQSQALEESRGTLKQLAQFGHEQQEELLRRQKQLQQTHDHLVEKSKSILAAQETFESKQASMFLALDKLFTLHNAMLLESRVIKAFLLYSLSIFLLYMFTSTKQTYDVRPRLYIGLVFTFLIELAILRYRSYEMENQAWFVSIVRSLFVLLASCQLLYSIWTYRDYEVLNHKMLQTLMEKVNGIQKHKEYLLWEMENDDSDDSVDWSSWIEEELPEDVDKLKDPDFVYPVEIAENLVGSKSITRRYNLRNHLLTY